In one window of Gossypium hirsutum isolate 1008001.06 chromosome A01, Gossypium_hirsutum_v2.1, whole genome shotgun sequence DNA:
- the LOC107916787 gene encoding pentatricopeptide repeat-containing protein At4g21705, mitochondrial — MASRTLFTILNNKKTKTLTADWLVMTRAYCVAPNPAGINSLYSRINAIGDPNCSVTPVLQQWVKDKNVKEFQLQRLIRDLRSRRRYTHALEVSKWMSSSDLEFSSSDYAVQLNLIGRVNGLTAAKNFFSSLRDQDKTVKTYGALLNCYVQVGLIDESLSLMKKMKEMGFLSSPLNYNNLMCLYTHRGQFEKVPDVLLEMKTNGVSPDKFSYKICINSYGARADYDSMEKVLQEMDSQRDIQMDWGTYSLAANYYIKAGLKEKALHYLKECEKKVGNDAEGYDHLISFYARLGNKDELKRLWDLQKSKCRKQTNKHYIVMLGSLVKLGELEETEKLIDEWELSCKTYDFRVPNVLLIGYCQKGLVEKAKAKLQDIIKRRKIAIPNSWSIVSTGYMNKNKMEKAFECFKEALAIQTQNRGWKPKAGLISSILSWLGENGEVEDAEAFVKLLRTKVPVNREMYHALLKAYIRNGKEVEGLLVSMKDDKIDENEDTMKILSLQDQNSQVTG, encoded by the exons ATGGCATCAAGAACCTTGTTCACAATCTTAAACAACAAGAAGACCAAAACTTTAACAGCAGATTGGCTAGTAATGACAAGGGCATACTGTGTTGCACCAAACCCAGCAGGCATAAACTCTCTTTATTCAAGAATCAATGCTATTGGAGACCCAAACTGCAGTGTAACTCCAGTTCTTCAACAATGGGTTAAAGACAAAAATGTCAAGGAATTTCAGCTGCAGCGTCTCATCCGTGATTTACGTTCTCGTAGGCGTTACACTCATGCCTTGGag GTTTCCAAATGGATGAGTAGTAGCGACCTTGAATTTTCTTCAAGCGATTATGCTGTGCAGTTGAATCTAATTGGTAGAGTTAATGGGCTAACTGCTGCAAAGAACTTCTTTAGTAGCTTGAGAGACCAAGATAAAACTGTGAAGACCTATGGGGCTCTTTTAAATTGCTATGTTCAGGTAGGCCTTATCGATGAGTCTCTTTCCCTTATGAAGAAGATGAAGGAGATGGGTTTTCTTTCCTCTCCGCTCAACTACAATAACCTTATGTGCCTCTACACACACAGGGGACAATTTGAAAAAGTCCCTGATGTATTGTTAGAGATGAAGACGAATGGTGTCTCCCCTGACAAGTTCAGCTATAAAATCTGCATCAATTCTTACGGGGCTAGAGCTGATTATGACAGCATGGAGAAGGTCCTACAAGAAATGGACAGCCAACGGGACATTCAAATGGATTGGGGTACTTATTCCTTAGCGGCAAACTACTACATAAAAGCAGGTCTTAAAGAAAAGGCACTTCATTATCTTAAGGAATGCGAGAAGAAGGTAGGTAATGATGCAGAAGGCTATGACCATTTGATTTCATTTTATGCTCGTTTGGGAAACAAAGATGAACTGAAAAGGCTGTGGGACCTTCAAAAGTCCAAATGTAGGAAGCAAACCAACAAACACTACATAGTAATGTTGGGTTCATTGGTGAAGCTCGGTGAGCTTGAAGAAACTGAAAAGTTAATTGATGAGTGGGAGTTGTCTTGTAAGACATATGATTTCCGAGTGCCTAACGTGCTTCTTATTGGATATTGTCAGAAAGGTTTAGTTGAAAAGGCAAAAGCGAAGTTACAGGATATAATCAAAAGAAGGAAGATTGCAATCCCGAACAGTTGGTCTATTGTCTCAACTGGATACATGAATAAGAACAAAATGGAGAAGGCTTTTGAGTGTTTTAAGGAAGCTCTTGCTATACAGACACAAAATAGAGGGTGGAAGCCAAAAGCAGGTTTAATATCAAGCATATTGAGTTGGCTAGGTGAGAATGGAGAAGTTGAAGATGCAGAAGCTTTTGTGAAATTATTGAGAACCAAGGTTCCTGTAAATAGAGAAATGTACCATGCCCTTTTAAAGGCATATATCAGAAATGGAAAAGAAGTAGAGGGGCTTTTGGTGAGCATGAAGGATGATAAAATAGATGAAAACGAGGACACGATGAAGATCCTTAGCCTTCAAGACCAAAACTCTCAAGTCACTGGGTAG
- the LOC107916769 gene encoding putative pentatricopeptide repeat-containing protein At1g31840, whose product MLSSKILKKPFSSSSTKTLLDIISQLSLQQKHPIASIKPILLTLKSKPNFALNFFKWSQSFSKSPHGLPSYCALIHIFLCHRMFGAAAQVFEEMMDHVDTNIDVLDAFNEGFRDFGSNPNVVFRFLLESYSKVGKLDMAFHVFMEMAKRRLYISNNLAFRMLNSLMNVNCVDNYGEFCRFFRTRGFCVYGIVMEGLLKNRKIGKALIFHEKMILKGIEVDIVACNKILKGLAVNKEIGIASKLFDVILTFGPLPNVVTFSTLINMYCKDGKLDTAFEIYNVMIKRNVIPDLILYSILIDGYFKAGRLDEGEKLLSVALDRGIKLDVVVFSLVMDAYGKEGDLGRVVQVYKRMLEEDLSPNMVSYSILISGLCGNGRMLEACGIFGQIIKRGFGPSLITYGSLIDGFCKMGNLKDGFHLFDDMIEKGHQPDVVVYNVLLHGLCKKGMARSALRFFFNSVSKGLKSNIFIFNSLMDGFCRLKQLRNAVKVYMLMGMYSIKPDIVTYTLLVRCASKQGKLDAALLVLFQMLKRGFPGDAITYCTLMDGFCKHKNPTAGLQIFKLMQTNGVVPDIAVYNVLLNMLLKDSHLEEASKLFRQLVEKGPKPDIITYNTMICGYCSLQRLEEAISLFQQLTSLFGPNSITYTILIDAFCKEGRMDEAMSMFSKMLEKGPEPNVVTYGCLIDGYFKSQDMRTATELHEEMLENQISPNIVSYSILIDGFCKQGLMLEASLAFCCALDRRLLPDVVAYSILIRGYCKVGRLVEAKLLCEQMFMEGVMPDDLLERTLVEYNL is encoded by the coding sequence ATGTTGTCTTCAAAGATTCTGAAAAAGCCATTTTCTTCATCTTCAACTAAAACCTTATTAGACATAATTTCCCAACTTTCTCTTCAACAAAAACATCCCATTGCCTCAATCAAACCCATACTTTTAACCCTCAAATCCAAACCCAATTTTGCTCTTAACTTCTTCAAATGGAGCCAAAGTTTCTCAAAATCGCCCCACGGTTTACCTTCCTACTGTGCACTCATTCACATCTTTCTCTGCCATCGAATGTTTGGTGCCGCAGCTCAGGTGTTCGAGGAAATGATGGACCATGTAGATACAAATATTGATGTTCTTGATGCTTTTAATGAAGGGTTTAGGGATTTTGGATCCAACCCAAATGTCGTTTTTCGGTTTTTGTTGGAAAGTTACAGCAAGGTTGGGAAATTGGATATGGCTTTCCATGTGTTCATGGAAATGGCTAAAAGGAGGCTTTACATCTCAAATAATTTGGCTTTTAGGATGCTGAATTCTTTAATGAATGTGAATTGTGTTGATAACTATGGTGAATTTTGTAGATTTTTTAGAACACGAGGTTTTTGTGTGTATGGGATTGTGATGGAAGGGCTTTTGAAGAATAGGAAGATTGGAAAGgccttgatttttcatgaaaagaTGATTTTGAAGGGTATAGAGGTTGACATTGTTGCTTGTAACAAGATTTTGAAGGGTCTTGCTGTAAATAAGGAAATAGGAATTGCTTCTAAGTTATTTGATGTAATACTAACTTTTGGTCCGTTGCCAAATGTGGTGACTTTTAGCACACTGATTAACATGTATTGTAAAGATGGAAAATTGGATACAGCATTTGAGATTTACAATGTTATGATAAAGAGGAATGTAATTCCAGATTTAATTCTGTATTCTATACTTATTGATGGTTATTTCAAGGCAGGGAGATTGGATGAGGGAGAGAAGCTCCTCTCTGTGGCTCTAGATCGAGGTATCAAGTTGGATGTGGTTGTTTTCAGCTTGGTTATGGACGCTTATGGCAAGGAAGGGGATTTGGGGAGAGTGGTTCAGGTTTATAAGAGAATGTTGGAGGAAGATTTATCACCAAACATGGTGAGTTACAGCATTCTCATAAGTGGTTTGTGTGGAAATGGTAGGATGCTTGAAGCTTGTGGCATATTTGGTCAAATTATCAAAAGGGGTTTTGGGCCTTCTCTCATAACCTATGGTAGCCTCATTGATGGTTTCTGCAAGATGGGGAATTTGAAGGATGGTTTTCATCTATTTGATGATATGATAGAGAAGGGCCATCAACCTGATGTTGTTGTTTATAATGTGTTACTACATGGTCTTTGCAAAAAAGGGATGGCTAGAAGTGCTCTTAGGTTCTTCTTTAACAGTGTAAGCAAGGGTCTAAAATCCAATATCTTCATTTTTAACTCCTTGATGGATGGTTTTTGTAGGTTGAAACAGTTAAGGAATGCTGTGAAGGTGTATATGTTAATGGGAATGTATAGCATAAAACCAGATATAGTAACCTACACTTTGCTTGTTAGATGCGCTTCAAAGCAAGGAAAACTGGATGCAGCACTGTTAGTTTTATTTCAAATGCTGAAGAGGGGTTTCCCTGGAGATGCTATAACATACTGTACCCTCATGGATGGATTCTGCAAACATAAAAATCCAACTGCTGGATTGCAGATATTTAAACTGATGCAAACGAATGGAGTGGTTCCTGATATTGCTGTATATAATGTTCTCCTCAATATGCTTCTCAAGGACTCTCATCTAGAAGAGGCATCAAAGCTTTTCAGGCAACTTGTTGAGAAAGGGCCAAAACCTGATATCATAACGTACAACACAATGATATGTGGTTACTGCTCGTTGCAAAGATTGGAAGAGGCGATTAGCCTCTTTCAACAGCTGACTTCTCTCTTTGGACCCAATTCAATTACCTATACTATATTAATTGATGCTTTCTGCAAGGAGGGTAGAATGGATGAAGCTATGTCAATGTTTTCCAAAATGTTGGAGAAGGGTCCTGAACCCAATGTGGTAACATACGGTTGTCTAATTGATGGCTACTTCAAATCTCAGGACATGAGGACTGCCACTGAGCTTCACGAAGAGATGCTCGAAAACCAAATCAGTCCGAATATTGTCAGTTATAGCATCCTCATTGACGGCTTTTGCAAACAAGGATTAATGCTGGAAGCATCTCTTGCATTCTGCTGTGCTCTAGATAGACGTTTATTGCCTGATGTAGTTGCGTATTCAATTCTGATTCGTGGTTATTGCAAAGTTGGTAGATTAGTTGAGGCCAAGCTGTTATGTGAACAGATGTTCATGGAGGGAGTAATGCCGGATGATTTGTTAGAACGAACCTTGGTGGAATATAATCTCTAA